Sequence from the Qipengyuania gaetbuli genome:
TATTTCCAGACGCTGTGGGTGGAACGCACCCATGACAAGGAACCGGGCGACGATCTCATCTCGATGATGATCCATTCCGAGGCGATGAACCAGATGCGCCCCGAGGAATTCATGGGCAACCTCGTGCTGCTCATCGTGGGTGGCAACGACACCACGCGCAATTCCATGAGCGGGATCATCTACCAGCTCGACAAGAATCCTGACCAGCGCAAGCTGTTCGAACAGCAGCCGGAACTCATTCCCAATGCAGTGCAGGAAATCCTGCGCATGCAGACCCCGCTCGCGCATATGCGCCGGACCTGCACCGAAGATACCGAGGTCTTCGGCCAGACCATCAAGAAGGGCGACAAGGTCGTGCTGTGGTACCTATCGGCAAACCGCGACGAGGAAGTGTTCGACAATCCGGACAAGCTCGACATCACGCGCGAGAATGCCCGCCGTCACATCGCCTTCGGCTACGGCATCCACCGCTGCGTCGGCGCCCGCCTCGCCGAGCTGCAGCTGCGCGTGCTGCTTGAAGAGCTGCACAAGCGCCGGATGCGCGTGCACCTGGCGGGCGACATCGAACGCGTCCGCGCAAACTTCGTCCACGGCTTCCGCAAGCTCGAGGTCGAAATCACCGAGTTCTGACGGACTGGCCCGGCGGGTGAAACCTTTCGCCCGCCGGACACGTATCTAAAGGGTATGGACACCCGGAACGATTTCCCGCTCTCGCGCCGCAGCCTGCTTGCCGGGCTCGCCATTGGCGCGTCGCTGCCGATCCTTGCCGCCTGCGGTGCCTCGCCCGCGCAGGCCAAGAACTTTCCCGTTTCGCTTACCGAGGCGCAGTGGCGCGGCAAGCTGTCCAAGGGCGAGTTCTACGTGCTCCGCCAAGCAGGCACAGAACGCCCCTATTCCTCGCCGCTCAATGACGAGAAGCGCAGCGGGACCTTCGTGTGCGCCGGCTGCGGCAATGCGCTCTACAGTTCGAAGACCAAGTTCGAATCCGGCACCGGCTGGCCGAGTTTCTACGCCGCAATCGACCGCGGCGCAGTGGGAACCAGTACCGACTACAAGCTCGGCTATCCGCGCACGGAAGTGCACTGTGCCGATTGCGGCGGGCACCTGGGGCACATTTTCAACGACGGCCCCCGCCCCACCGGCAAGCGCCATTGCATCAACGGGATTGCAATGGATTTCCGTCCGGCCTGACCCGCCAGACCCTGATGGCGGTAGGAGCCGTCGAAGGGATTTCCTCAAGCCAATCAAGTGCATCGCCAGCGATCAGCCGTGCGATAAGGCTCGTGTCCCCGCCATATCGTGCAAGGTTGCCGGCTTCGGCCAGCTCCGGGCAGATC
This genomic interval carries:
- the msrB gene encoding peptide-methionine (R)-S-oxide reductase MsrB, whose amino-acid sequence is MDTRNDFPLSRRSLLAGLAIGASLPILAACGASPAQAKNFPVSLTEAQWRGKLSKGEFYVLRQAGTERPYSSPLNDEKRSGTFVCAGCGNALYSSKTKFESGTGWPSFYAAIDRGAVGTSTDYKLGYPRTEVHCADCGGHLGHIFNDGPRPTGKRHCINGIAMDFRPA